The DNA sequence GGCGGAGGACGCCGCCCCGGGGACCGTGCTCGACCACGAGTTCCTCGACCGGCACACCCTGGGCCTGGAGGAGTTCCGCGCGCACATCGCGACGTTGGACGACTTCACCGTGCTGGAGGCGACCGGGCTGACCCTGGAGGAGATCGACCTCCTCGCCGACCTGTACATCCGCTCCGACCGGGTGATCATCACCTGGGCGATGGGCCTGACCCAGCAGAAGAACGCGGTCGCGACGCTCAAGGAGCTCATCACGCTGCTGCTCCTGCGCGGCAACATCGGCAAGCCGGGCGCCGGCGCCTCCCCGATCCGCGGGCACAGCAACGTGCAGGGCGACCGGACCATGGGGATCTGGGAGCAGATGCCTTCGACGTTCCTCGACGCGCTGGCGGCCGAGTTCGGCTTCGACCCGCCCCGCGCGCACGGCTTCGACGCCCTGCAGACCCTCGAAGGGCTCCAGCGCGGCGACATCGACGTGTTCTTCGCGATGGGCGGCAACTTCGTGGCCGCGATCTCGGACACCGCGGCCGCCGAGGCGGCCATGCGCGGCGCCGGCCTCACGGTTCAGGTGTCGACCAAGCTGAACCGCTCGCACGTCGTGACCGGCGAGGAGGCGCTGATCCTGCCGACGCTCGGCCGCACCGAGGTCGACCTCCAGGCCGGAGGGCCGCAGTTCCTGTCGGTGGAGGACAGCGTGTGCGCCGTGCACGCGACGCACGGCAAGATCCCGCCGGTCGCGCCGGGGCTGCTGTCGGAGGTGGCGATCGTCTGCCGCCTCGCGCAGGCGACGGTGGGCGACAGGCACGGGATCGACTGGGCGGGCTTCGAGGCCGAGTACGACGTCATCCGCGACCACATCAGCCGCGTCGTCCCCGGTTTCGAGACGTTCAACGCGGACGTCCGCCGCAAGGGCGGCTTCGTCCTCCCGAACGGCCCGCGCGACGAACGCCGCTTCGACACCGCGACCGGCAAAGCAATGATCACGGTCAACGAGCTGGAGCCGCTGGAGCGCCCGGAGGGCCGGCTGATCCTGCAGACCCTGCGCTCGCACGACCAGTTCAACACGACCATCTACAGCTTGAACGACCGCTACCGCGGCATCAAGAACGGCCGCGACGTGATCTTCGTCAACCCGGACGACCTGGTCGAGCTGGGCCTGACGGACGGGCAGCGCGTCGACATCCACAGCGAGTGGCCCGACGACGTCGACCGGGTCCTCCCGAACTACCGCGTGGTGTCCTACCCGACCGCGCGCGGCTGCGCGGCGGCGTACTACCCCGAGGCGAACGTGCTCGTGCCGCTGCAGAGCGCCGCGACCGGCAGCAACACCCCCGTCTCGAAGGCCGTCATCGTCCGCCTAGCCCCCGTCGCCCCCGTCGCCCCCTGAGTCGAAGGGCACGTAAACGCCCCTAAACCGCCCTTTTAGGGGCGTTTGCGTGCCCCTCGGCTCAAGGCAACGGGAGTATGAGTGGGGCATGCCTTCTACCCGAGAACGCACGCCCGACAATTCCGCGCGCTGGGCCACCGATCCCGGCGCGCTCGTCTACGGCCTCGACCTGTCCCGCTTCGCCGACAGCGACGGCGACGGGTTCGGCGACCTCCCCGGGGCCATGGCCCGGCTCGAGCACGTGGCGTCGCTCGGCGTCACCTGGATCTGGCTGCTGCCGTTCTATCCGAGCGAGCGCCGTGACAACGGCTACGACGTGGACGACCACTTGGCGGTGGATCCGCGCTTCGGCGACCTGGACGACCTCCGTGAGTTCCTTGCGAAGGCCCGCGACCTCGGGATGCGCGTGCTGATCGACGCCGTGCCGCACCACACCTCCGACCGGCACCCGTGGTTCCTCGCCGCGTGCGAGGACACCGACGGGAGGGCCGGGAAGTTCTTCGTCTGGAGCGACGACGACTCCACCGAGCCGGGGGACCATCCGATGTTCCCGGGCGAGGAGGAGAGCGTCTGGGCCTTCGACGAGCGCGCCGGACGGTACTACCACCACCAGTTCTATTCGTTCCAGCCCGACATCAACGCCACCGACCCGGACGTCTTCGAGGAGATCGTCCAGCTGCTGACCTTCTGGCTCGGCGTGGGCGTCGACGGCTTCCGGATCGACGCGGCGCTGCTGCTCGTGCAGGGCAAGGGGCGGCCGGACACCGACGTGGACGACGGCGTGTTCTTCGACCGGCTGCGGGCGCGGCTGCGCGAGATCCGCCCCGACGTCGCACTGATCGCGGAGGCCTCCGAGCCGCCGGAGGCGATGGCCGCGCTGATCGAGAACGACCGCTTCGACGCCGTCATCGACTTCAGTCTCAACAACGCGACGTTCCTGGCGCTCGCGCGCGAGCGGGCGCAACCGATCGTGGACGCGCTCAGCAGACTGGACCAGAACATCCCGGCCGACTCACGCCTCAACTTCATGCGCAACGCCGACGAGCTCGACCTGTCGCTGCTGAGCGACGAGGAGCGCCGGGAGGTGTTCGCGGCGTTCGCGGGTGACGACGACGCGCTGATCTACGGGCGCGGCATCCGGCGCGGCTGGGCGCCCATGCTGCAGCCGGCCCAGCGGGTGCGGATGACGCTCAGCCTCCTGCACGCGCTCCCCGGCGTCCCGCTGCTGCAGGCCGGCCAGGAGCTCGGCCAGGGCGACGACCTCGCGGTGGAGGGCCGCGGCGCCGCGCGCACGACGATGCAGTGGGACGACTCCGACGGGGGCGGCTTCACGGCTGCCGCCGTGTCGCCGCTGACCCTCGGCGCCCAGGTGGACGGCCCGTTCGGCTTCCGCACGGTCAACGCCTCGGCGCAGGAGGACGACCCCGGCTCGCTGCTGTCGCTCGCTCGCGACCTCGCCCGGGTTCGAAGGGAGGCGCACGCCGCTGCCGCCGGCTGGACGACGGTGGAGGTCGAGGACCGCGCCGTACTGGCCTTGCGCCGCGACGGTCTCCTGACCCTGCACAACCTCTCGAGCCGGGAGGCGTCCGCCGAGATCGGGGCCGGGCGTGTCGCCCTCCTGGCGGACGGCTGGGCCACGGGCACGCTCGCCCCCTACGGGTTCGCGTGGCTGCGGACCGCGTGACTTTGGTCCCTACCGGATCGTTCCCCCGCACGGCATCGTTGCCGCATGAGCACGGCGAACGCGGAGGAAGCGCACCACTCGTCCCCTTTCACGCGGGACGACTTCGCGGCCGTGCCGTATCTGCGGCACGATCAGTTCATCTCCCTGATCCACTGGACGATGGTCGACGGGGAGTGGCGCTACACCACGATCCACGGCCACTATCTGCACCGCGACGAACGCTTCTGGTACCTGCGAGTGCAGGGCGCGAGCACCCGGCTCGGCCGTACGGAGTGGGCGATCTTCAGTTGACCGGTCCCGGCTGATCCCGGTCCGGCCGCGCCCGCTTGAGGTAGCTGCGCGAGCGGGCTACCTGGTGCTCCAGCGCGTCGACGGTCTGCGACATGC is a window from the Leifsonia shinshuensis genome containing:
- a CDS encoding alpha-amylase family glycosyl hydrolase, which translates into the protein MPSTRERTPDNSARWATDPGALVYGLDLSRFADSDGDGFGDLPGAMARLEHVASLGVTWIWLLPFYPSERRDNGYDVDDHLAVDPRFGDLDDLREFLAKARDLGMRVLIDAVPHHTSDRHPWFLAACEDTDGRAGKFFVWSDDDSTEPGDHPMFPGEEESVWAFDERAGRYYHHQFYSFQPDINATDPDVFEEIVQLLTFWLGVGVDGFRIDAALLLVQGKGRPDTDVDDGVFFDRLRARLREIRPDVALIAEASEPPEAMAALIENDRFDAVIDFSLNNATFLALARERAQPIVDALSRLDQNIPADSRLNFMRNADELDLSLLSDEERREVFAAFAGDDDALIYGRGIRRGWAPMLQPAQRVRMTLSLLHALPGVPLLQAGQELGQGDDLAVEGRGAARTTMQWDDSDGGGFTAAAVSPLTLGAQVDGPFGFRTVNASAQEDDPGSLLSLARDLARVRREAHAAAAGWTTVEVEDRAVLALRRDGLLTLHNLSSREASAEIGAGRVALLADGWATGTLAPYGFAWLRTA
- a CDS encoding FdhF/YdeP family oxidoreductase, which translates into the protein MHDTDVNPGDEYPDLEVGPNKKWAVGVPAILHSMEPAIRDMGPARTAKLMTAINQKNGFDCMSCAWPDPGDRNILEFCENGAKAVTWEATPITVPTSFWAENSLTSLLDKSEYWLGMQGRLVEPVHKPAGADHYEPIGWDEAFALIASRLNALASPDQAAFYTSGRTANETAFVYQLFARAFGTNNLPDCSNMCHESTGTALSETIGIGKSTIAYDDFGKADLIVVMGQNPGTNHPRMLTALEEAKRNGATIVAVNPLPEAGLIRYKNPQKPRGIIGKGTQIADHFLQIRSGGDMALLQAVSQRVLEAEDAAPGTVLDHEFLDRHTLGLEEFRAHIATLDDFTVLEATGLTLEEIDLLADLYIRSDRVIITWAMGLTQQKNAVATLKELITLLLLRGNIGKPGAGASPIRGHSNVQGDRTMGIWEQMPSTFLDALAAEFGFDPPRAHGFDALQTLEGLQRGDIDVFFAMGGNFVAAISDTAAAEAAMRGAGLTVQVSTKLNRSHVVTGEEALILPTLGRTEVDLQAGGPQFLSVEDSVCAVHATHGKIPPVAPGLLSEVAIVCRLAQATVGDRHGIDWAGFEAEYDVIRDHISRVVPGFETFNADVRRKGGFVLPNGPRDERRFDTATGKAMITVNELEPLERPEGRLILQTLRSHDQFNTTIYSLNDRYRGIKNGRDVIFVNPDDLVELGLTDGQRVDIHSEWPDDVDRVLPNYRVVSYPTARGCAAAYYPEANVLVPLQSAATGSNTPVSKAVIVRLAPVAPVAP